The genomic segment ACGGCAGTGTTTGTGTGCCAATATATGTCCTTTCTTGCCACCGAGTGTACTCTGAGAATAGTGAATCAGAACACACATGCCACACAGCAACATAAAAGCGTTGCGAACCAGAAAAGAAAATTCAAAGAACAAGTTGGCCGTAGCATTGTCGGAGACGACAGTACTTCCACTCGGCATGTTAATCTCTATTGACACATCATGGTCATTttttgtagtatagtatagtacattTGTCTTATATCCTACCTTTAATAGATACGTGAAGAGTCAGTACTGAGGCTGTCATATTCAGTAGCCCAAAGGAGGTAGAGATGGCTGTTGTGTTCGCCAAAACCAACAATTCTCACATAATGCACGTACTTATCCTTGATGAAGGTTCCCACTACTTGAGGATCTGTCTCCAGTATATAAGTGCAGGGGTGCAAACTGGTGATTGCCCACAACGGTAAAGGTTTTTTGTCAGAAAATGAGCAATGTACGGCACCCAGGCCCCTTCTCTGTAAGgtcggcagtagctcaggaggtagaacggacgctggtaaccgcaagtatgctggttcgatccccgtctcctcctagctcctagaGTCTCAagctgagcaaggcacctaaccctaactgctcccgacgagctggctgtcgcttgCATAGCTGAACCCCGCTGCTGACGgggtgtgaatgaatgggtgaatgttaggcaatctTGTAAAGAGCTTTGGGGGGCCACAAAATAAGCATTTTCTAACCAAACTGTTTAAGTGTGAGTAAAAGCCTGTCAGTGATCTACTATACCTACTATATGATCTACTATATGAAGCAGGGCTAACAATAAGATCAACTCAGTCTTATCTATTAGGCGGTTGCCCtatttgggttaaaaaaaattgGAAATTTCGCCGAAAGTTGACCAGTGTGTCAATACCCCAGTAATGACACACTCTTTACGTTCTGGAAACTCACTGATAACGTTCTGCTCCCTCAGGTGCTCCAGCACAGACTCGACGCTCTTCAGCCGCTGGACCAGCGCTGTCTGGTGCCTCTTGAGGAACGTGAACCCATCTGAAACAGACGCGGTTAGAGAGCCCATGAAGGTCTGTGATTCACCAACTGTCGCCTTGCATTAACACTcacaaatgtgaaaaaaaacataaccaggGGCCGAGTGCAAAACATAGGAGCGGTTTAGGGGCATTCAGCTGCAGGGGATTTGGCACAGTACATATGACAGTACATAGTGAGAGGGAGAACAGCAGACTGTACCTGAGGCCATGGCCTCGGCCAGCATCTcgcgctcctcctccctcttctggtCCTCGGCGCTCAGCAGGTCCGAGACCAGCTCCTGGACGGTCTTGTAGTTCTCCCCGCTGGTCAGGATCTTGCTCTGCACCGTCTGTTTGACCAGGCCACGCTCAAAGCCCATCTCCAGGGCCGACTTGATGACCGGGGTGTTCATCATGACCGTGTCCTCCGAGCGCTCCTCCCCAGGCCCCACGTGCACCACTAGGAGGAGAGTTACAGGATTCATAAAAGACAAACTGAAGGTAGGGGATGGATTTATGAACGAAGATCTCCGTTGACATTTCTCACAGAGACGGCCTCCTCTACAATAACACTGAGACGTTTGTCTTTTGAAACCGTGCCTGGATACCAAACTGCCGAACGATGTTATAAGGATAGCCCACAAATAAACAAGGTCATGTCCTAAACCTGACGCGTTCCTTACCTGGTGAGTCCACAAACTCTCTGGAGGTGGTGTCGCCGCTGGTCAAAAGCTGTGGAGGAACAAGAAAAAACTAAATGGATCAGTCTTGAGATGTCTCCTGCTCTACAGTCCCAAATAGTAACCGGCTGGTTTTACCAACCTGCTCAAAGAGCCGCGGGAACCGGGCCTGGATCTGATGCACAAACTCCTGGCCCTTCTCCTGCAGGAGATACTCACACCTGCGTTCAGGAAGATACAAGACACAAGATTGTTTATTGTCATGTACACAACGGAAACATAGTTTGCACTGAGCAATGAAATTCTTAAATTTGCAAGTTccttcacacaaaatatatttaaaataaagtaGATGAATAACTAAACTACTAAAAACAAAGAGCAGAATTTTGTGAAACAAAAACAGTTAAATATAAGGTGCTGTTTAGCATGTGCAATGTTCGCATACAGCAGAAGGCCCTGAAAGACCTTGAAATATAGAAGTTTGAATATACTACTTATTATTGTATATTATTAGCAGATAAGTACATAGTGCAAATGAAGCTCacagttgaaaataaatacagaagAGACACCAATCAGCATTGGATGCAGTGATGACAGGTGCTAAGCTCCCCTGTATCAGAGGATAGTTCACAGCGCAAATCTGGTGCATTACAAAAATTCAAAAGGCTAATACACTGAAGGGCCATGGTTACCAGTTACCTTGGAAACCACTTGGCGTGTTCTACCCAGGGGTCATCTCCAGACTCCCAGCAGCGAAGCCCGCCATCACAGCAGAAACATTTCACGTCATCATTACGACCTTTGGAACCAACACACCGTGTTCCATGTAAAGTTTGGAAGAGcatatgtattttatatacagtatttatTGATTTCTTTTGTCAACGGAAGCCCTTATTTTTGGGCAGAACGCTCAGTTCACCATCAGGTGCGCGGTTTAAGGCGAGTGGGCGTGGCTTCTTACCCACATAGTAGAAGCCGGCCTTGGCCAGCTGATCGGGCCGCACCGGGATACGCGAGGGCCAGTTGACGAAGGTGAGCAGCCGCTCCTCGTTCTGTTGCATGCCGGGGTTCGACACGTTACTGAGGCCCGGGGCCACCACCGCCGCGGCCCCAGAGAGCTGCCAGGGCCCCGCCGTGGCGGCCCCGAGGCCTGGGGCCGCGGCGGTAGCCAGGGAAACGTTGTCGGCCCGGTCCCCTCTGACAAAGCGGCAGTTGGGGTAGTGTCTCTGGTGCTCCGACGCGGCGCGGTCACCCGGCACCCAGTTACTCAGCTGCAAGACACACGTGATGTTACCCCTGATGTGGTCATCAGCACTCAGTACTATTTATAAATTAGACCCGGTAGGATATGATGCCACGGCTGCAAAGTCACACtggccaaacacacacctgtccccCGCAGCTGAAGCAGGCCACCCGGTCGCCCTGACCCAGGAAGTAGAAGCCGGCCTTGGCCAGCTCTCCGGGGGTGATGATGGACAGCGTCCAGGCCTGGAAGGAGTCCAGGCGCTCCTGCTCTCGCCGCATGCCGGGGTTGTGGCACACGGGCGGCCTCTGGTGGGACATGTCCTCCACGCCGCGGGACGCCAGCGGACTGGACGGGGGCGGCGCGGAGAAGCCGATGTTCATGTAGGTGGCGGGCTCCTCTGCCTGGCTGCTGGGAGCCGGGAGGGCCGGTGCTGGGACGACCGCAGGGCCAGGGGCCGACAGCTGGGGCAGATAGCAAAAAAAGCACACCGGTTTAGAATGAAAGGCCTTTGGAAGAAATCCAAACCACCGTACACATTTAAACAGAACTAAAAACCTGGGGTCTCAACCTCATCTTTCAGTACATTTCAACATGGCTCTCCAGCTCATAAGACCCGCCTCTTGCCTGCCATTAGACCAACAGCATCCCACGGCGGAGGCATGGCTACAGACCTAGTCACCATGTCAGTCTCAACCTCATCTCACAGTAGGCTTTGTGTGAGCCCTGGGTTCAGGGCCAACCCCGTTCTACAGCACAACTGAGGCAGTATCAGTTACCGGGGGCAGGACGGGGGCGCTGCGCAGGGGGGAGAAGGcggagtgggaggaggacagCAGGTTGGCCGTGGAGGGCAGGCTTTGGATGaaggggcaggagggggagagcTGCCGGTGCTTCTCTGAAGGACAGTCCCCGGCTTGCCAGCCCTCCGCCGTCACGTTGCACCTGAAGCACTGCACCCTGTTGCCCACGCCCGTGTAGTACCAGCCCGCCCGCGCCAGGCTGCGCTCCGTCACGCCCGAGGCGGGGAAACGGGCGAACGTGGAGATGCGGAAGAGCTCTGGGGACGTAGAGAGGACGTGTATAGCCCTTAATGACAGGTAGTCTCAAAGgcccccccagagggcaagataAAACTCCCtcaattagcaaggaagaaatcttgaggagAAACGCAGAGTGGGAGATCCGTCCTTCAGAGTCGGGATCCCACTGATCAgtagtgcaatgggtgccataagtGACATACATACGTACAGGCAAAACATGTTCACATTACTCCCAGTCACCACAGGACACTCAAGCAATTTAAATTAAAACCAAAATTGGGGTGGtggttttaaaatatatatatatatatatatatacaaataatttgAAAAAGACTCCAGCGTAAACATAATAAATTGGGTGTATATAGTgccaaacatttaaaataattgaCATGGGGGAACCATGAACCAATATCTCATATTGAGGTAAACTAGAAGAGAGACCCAACAAAGATGTCATGGCATGGCTAAGTGGATGTAGCGGTtcgaggagaaagggagaaggaggagaggagctggtaCCTGAGGAGTTGTCATACTGCAGATCAGGCGGAGGACCGCTGCGACACAGGGCCATCAGAAACTGGTTCTTTTTCAGTTCCAAAAGAGTTTCCATGATTGTTCAGTTTCGTTTTTACATGTAGTATTACAGAGGGCGGCTGAGTGGGAGAGGTGGGAGAATAACGCCACGGGTATAACCCCCAGTCACACACTCACGGTTCTGCTCCAAATGAAAGCGAAACTATTAGACAGCCTCGCTGCTATATCGACACGAAACCTAAGAAAGCAGTCCTTCATCGGATTTATAATAGCGTACAGGGTATAAAGAAAGCTACATTTGAATATGGTCATATTTAAATGTGAGCAGTCTAtgtttcatttctttcatttaGAGGGGCAATAAGCACATTTACCCCTCAGAAAGGTTGAATCGATATagcaattaaaataatttattgaCGTGATACTTATGAGCGCGAAAGTTCCACTGTCAATCGATTTAATCATGCATCACATGTGAATAAACATGTCCCCATCAACGAACCGCGCTGATAGTGAAATCATACTTTTAGACCCCATTATGGTATCTATCCACTGTGCCTTCACCATGGCATGGCATCAGATCCCCTCATCTCAATCCCCCCCTGATGTGGACTCCTTATGTCCCATGACGGTGACAGCCGAGGGTGACAGATAGTTCCACGATGAAGATGACAAGATAGTTTCCCGATGAGGAACCCAACAGGAATTTCCAGCTCCACTACGTCAGCCTCACGTCCGGCCAACAGGAAAGTCCCTGCTGCTTTATTCTGCTGTCTTCCGTCTAAATACTGGACCATATGACATACAATTTCGTTAGTTCAATGAATACTATAACAACCCGTTTGGACTACCGTTATAGAAATATCTAAAGCATATTATATCATGCGCATGCTGTATATTAAAGATACGATACATCCTTGATAAAATGTGCATTAGCGACACCGCCCACGCAGTCGTTACGCAATtgtaatataatttataaacatgatgttaaaataaatataaatacaaatgtttACCTAAAAGAAAAGAATGAAGATATATGACCTGCAATTTAATGAATTGTAGTATGCTGAATCTAGTGATATACAATCCATGGCCGCAGTCACATCGTTGTTGTTACCTTGACTCCGCCCACTTCAGTTGTTGACCCCACCCACTTCATGTGCCTTGTTCAAGACAACTCCGAGATTCGACTTATTAATGGTggcctatagagtggcgaagtcacgccccttccggtagggctcatgggacctatgagatcgaaaaatatgaatgggtgtcaatggagagaaaataattattttctggtcccagtctttatatgccctggattacagggcataaattatcctttaaatcctttacAGGgcaaaaattatcctttaaatccacaaacaacatatgtgtaatccagggcatataaagaccgggaccagaaaataattattttctctccattgacacccattcatatttttcgatctcataggtcccatgagccctaccggaagaggcgtgacttcgccaatCTATTAACGCAAGTATTATAAAAGTGTTTGTTGACGTTTCGACACATCATTTGATGTGTAATTATGCAATATGTGTTTGTATCGTCTATATTTTGCTTCGATTTAACCCCCTTTCTTCTTAATGCATTTCCAAAATAAGCATGAATTGTTGCtgcatatattatattataatcagCGATGAACCACAATATGCCAACATTCCTTCGGCCATCCATGTTCCCCAACGTATTTCAGTCATGTAACAAGAAAGCAGCATGtatattattgtgtgttttAATTTCTTGTCcaaaattaaaaataacatACATGGCTAATCGGTATCCCCTAGGTGGCGCAAAATGGATTTCCCccacccatgctgccttgcgcgcgATTTCATTTAGCGCTGACATCCGACGCAGCATTCCCTGCTGGGACCATGGCTGGgacccaagcccccaggaacagtgcactCTTcggcaatccaccagtgctcagcggccaagcctggtattgaagctgtttaagcgggctgtggacgggtccctccaTTAaaaggggcccagaagtagatatctccgctcgctccaatacaagtggggaacaggaatgtgtctccgcaaaaaatctaactccgttaacttctcgtgtccgaggttttACCTTTTACTTAtcatgaatgacgttgatggtttttaggcactgtggtgacTCTTTATCACTAAAAGTGTTTGAtctttagactggttcagctgctgcccAGTGCccacgttcctctgcttgcgatcattgcattcaacatttattgatccatttaatcaaaagatccaaagacaaagaacgggtgtattacggtatcattttttataatattgttaatagcctAATAAACATTTCCGTTGTgttagtatttaatttttcatttgcttgtttagctatgtatatGGATTATGTTCACAGTTTTGATCTCAGACGTCTGGTCGCTTATAGCAGAATATTCTATTACTGTTAAGCAAactatgaataataaaacacgccaaaccatgtgtccTTTATCATAGTTACACGTATGACCAAAAAACGTGTGAAATTCAGCTGTATTCAGTGAGgtttgattaattaaatgcgctgacagttcattgctcctgCGAAACGGATtgcactgagtggagcggatcaCCATTCCAACATGGCGGCCCGCATCTCATCAACGCCAGTAGGCAGTAgcgttcgatgctccgtctatgtcATAGGACAGGGGTTGGCAAGTAAGTTTGGCTTCGGGCCAAAAAAAATTCAGCCAGCAGGTGGTGGGCCAGAATATTATCAAAGGCTAGTTCAAGGAATTGATTTTTTAAAATGCATCTGGAATTTGCGACGCAGGCCCGTCAGCTGGCTTAGTCATATGCCTACCACACACAACATGACTATATGTAGCCCTACTACATACAAGGCCATATAAACAAGTGTATGCCCGGCCCCTAAATCTTGCGGGCCAGATATTATGTCTGGCGGGCCAATCATGGCCCGCGGGCTGCCAGTTGCCGAACCCTGATATGTGCAGCCTGTATTCCATAGAtccgaccaatcacagaacggggagggacggcaagatgATGACGACGTCTATTCGACACGCCCATCGAGTTCTTTCCATGGCTTCTTCCTCATCGAATTTCTGTCGCTCTACATACGTCATCTGGTATAATTGatacgattggctatgagctacgtacagactcatatgatagacattcgtagcgcccaataaacggctccgagctatcgtaaaccacgcctcaaatacaagaaaatgaatgtgtggttcccagacctcatctcaattgtagattgagatgaggtctggcgttagccaggctaacATCAGGACAGAATATCCATTGAAAATTCATTGTTTCGATAAGGTCAAGGATACCTTTAATTTTAGTACATTGCATCCCTGTTACTTTGTTGCCTTTTCTTAGGTTATGTTTGAGTTGTGTGCTGGTTCATTTGTTTGTGCATTTCTGATTACTGGTTTACCTGGTAcaagaaaatgaatgtgtggttcccatTTGTCATGAAGGCAAATGAGACGAGTCCAGTCGGTACCTAAATCTCAGGCACCATGGGTTGCGATTTGTTTATATGTTAATAAACATTTACATGTAGGGCATGTCCGGGATACATGCCCTCATGGTTACACATGGTTCCGACACCCTCGGCCCCTCTCCCCAGGACCAGTGGAGCGAGGGGGGCAGGGGAGCATGCCAATGAAGATCAGCCTCAGTTGTGGACCACTCTAGATTAGAGGCAGACTGCTCTATTGGCATTAATCTTCCTCCTGTGCCCTGAAAGCTTCTTATTCTTGTACCAAAGTTTAGATTCAGGGAGAACCGATCCACTTTGCATGGCTTCCACTTGTAACTTCAAGTGGTtgctttgttttggttagtTGATGAGGAGTGGCTGAAGGTCAGGGCAACGCCCGTGGCACCTTGGCCAAGTAGTTTCTCCTGTTTTCTTTAGTCAGCCAGATCTTAAAACCTGGTGGTTCATCTTGTTATGTTGGTCAATTGCTATAAACTGTGGTTGTTCCTCGAACCGTTTTTGATGAAGTTATGCCCTCTTGTTGGTTTTGAGTTGAGAACAGCGCCATTACTATACGGAAAAACTAGGGAGACGTTTCTAATGTTCGACGCGAATCAAACGGGGGTAGCAATGGGAGGAAGTTGCAGTCTGTCAAGCAGGATGTTGTCACCTCAAAAGGCGTGTACTTTTTAATGGCATGGTATCCAAATGATGGCTTTTGAGTGGTGGATTTCAATGATTCTGAGATTATAAGGCTTGTGCCCCCTCCATACCCagttagggagggagggagggaggagagttaTCATTTGGTAAAGAGGCTGAAAGAGTATAATCCAAGGCGCAGTGAGAGCAGCCATGTTTAATGTAGACTGGCAGTTCAACAATACCCTGGATAGAGCGGCGGGGTCCGATGGGTCGGATGGGGAGGCCCCCCTCATGTAAGGAATTACAGTAATGTCGGGAATCTCTGCCTAATATTCCACTGGATTTGTACGGTTTATCATGCCCTCTGAACTTGTCAGAGGACAGTCATTGTATTCATCTTTAGCTCGCTCCACTGGTTATTAACCGTGTTATTGTTATGTCTTATCCAGGCCAAATGTAGCCTCCAGTGCGTTTGAAAGAAATTCAATAGTCACTGTGACGTCAGCAACAAATTACAAATGtattgtgcaaaaaaaaaaaaggtgggtGTCCTCATTTACATTGGCTGGCTTCTTGTCACTAAGTATGTAATTGCTAAAAATATGTTTAGTAACTTTTATTCAAGGCCAGTCTATCAGAAGCAGAGTCATGAATATTCAATTAAAATGTCCCTAGGTCTCGCTCTTTTTCAGTTTTATGTAAATCACATATGGTTACTTGTAGGGCTATTAAAAAGTGCAATATGAACCTATTATAAGTAGGCCTAGTGCGTGAAATGTGGCTGTCCACTCATTCAGTTGTCAAAATACATACCATTTTCCATTCTGTTCCTGTCGATGAAGTTGAACACGACATACTGTTGCCCTCGACGCCCTACAGTCAGGAGAACGTCATGGCACTGGTCGCACTGGTCTCCTGGATGCTACAGCCGCACCTGCGCTCTCGCACTCACAGCGGATTCACTGCTTGAAAACGCCGGCTCGGACTTGATGTCTATTTTACGCGTAATTAAAAGTGAACAAGAAGCCTACGGGATGCATGCATTGACTTCGATGTAGGCTACCTCCCACCAGAAGTGAACTTTTAAAATGTAGACAACTGAGAAACTCAGTTCGTTAACTGCCAGAAGAAATGAAGAGCGAAGAGCCAAAAGCGGCACCTGGAAACACCATCTTGGCAAAACCAACCACAACACAGCAGGTGAGAACGGAGGTGAAACCGTTTTTAACCTTAATCTGGTCGGTAATCAACGGCATCGTAGTGTAATCACCTGAAATGGGTCGATGTGTAACTCAATTATAGCGCCGAGAGCTTTTTTGCCTGGGGTATAACGAATAAGCTATGTTTACCAAGTCAAACAGGATAAAGTTCAGCTGTAGGGAAGCTGCAACCGGTCGAACAACATTTCTGCCCCCTGCGTACGCAAGTGATGGTTTATACCACAATAACTTATGAGGGTGTTCTCTCTGCTTTTTGTAACGGGGATTTGGTTGCAACAACAAATCCAAACACGTATCTAAATAAATTATATGGGACTGAAGGTGATTTTCTTACCTTGAAAATGTTAATTGTAGCAATTATTTTTCAGGTCCGTATTACACATAAGTGGTTGGATATGAATTTGGAGGTATTAATTGTACACAACCATTGTGGCCATTGCCTTGAATGCATGGGCTACTCCTTTCCCCTAATGATAAAGTTGAAATGAAAAGGGAAGTTTGGCCTAGTAGGTCATTAAAACTGGTGCAACCAGTCATAGTTTGCATGACTTCATATTGATTCAAACAACTTTTAGAATAATTGATTTAGCAGAATGCAAATAATTTGGTTATAGTTTGGAGAGGTTAACTTTAAACATAGCCCACCTAACTTAATTGATGCATGAATCATTCTGGAGACTGTCTGCATTTTGCAGCAACTTCCTCAGTGGGGTAAGCCTACATGATAGCCCGTCGGCTACTTCTTTCTATAGAGATACATTTCACACAGGAAGGATGCCCGGCCGACGGTTTCATAAACGCTTTTCATGAGGTAAACCTGTATGGCAATCTTGCCAGAAAATGTGTTTACGCGTGCTACAGTATGAAACAAAGAACCCATACTTGGGCGATGGGTGGCACATGAACAGAAACTTCACCTTACTCCAACCTTTCGCTCTTGGTTCTTTTAAGTATCTATTAGGACTAGAAGCCCATTTTTCACCTGATTAGCACCTAATGAGAAACACTTTTGCATTTCAGCAAAACATGCTGACATTGGATGAAATGTGTTTGATTATGTATATTGATAAAGTTGATTTTTATCTggtttaacgtgtgtgtgtgtgtgtgtgtgtgtgtgtgtgtgaattataAATCAATGAATGAATTCCCTAATGCATTAATTTCTTTCTAGAATGCCATGGAGGTAAATGGACCCACTAAGAATAATGTCGCCAGCCCAACATCACAGTCCCAATCTGAAGCACAGCCCCCTGCCCCCGTATCGGACCCACACATCCCACGAGAGCAGTGGGGTGGCAAGTATGAGTTCCTGCTGTCCTGTATTGGATATTGCGTCGGCCTTGGCAACGTGTGGCGGTTCCCCTACCTCTGCTACCGCAATGGAGGAGGTGAGGCATGCTTTCCTAGAAGTGGAGCTTAGAACCACTGGTAACCATAACACCCTGTCCGTTGCTATAGGCTTACACTGTTCCATCCTCAGGTACACACCCAAGACGGCGGTTGAAAGTGTTTAGAGAGTTTAGAAAACACAATGTAGAAATCGTACTCTTATAACAGCCATCTAACTGTGGTTTTTGAAGGGGTTGATGAATCCGACGCCATTACTGTTAGCATTGCTAACGAATGTCAGCCAACCTGACCGTGTTTCTTGCTAGCCCTCCTAGAGATTAcattcctcctctgcctctcttagCTTATTCTCCTACTGAGGTTCGAGAGTTTGTATTCTATTCTATAATCACCTTGGGATTAATGTTCAGGGCCTGTGAAGACCTGTGAGACTGTAGCTGTCATTATACCTGATATTCTGCATTTTAGGCTCGAGCAGTGATTCCGAGAATGATGAAAAAGCAGTTTCTGTTGAAGATGTAATGCGGTCACGTGTCTTTGAACTGTTGGGATCCATCACGGCTTGCCTTGACGTGCCAGGTCTTGCAGACTTGGGCTCCCAGCGGTTCAGCAGAGCTGGCCCATGCCCTCCTCCTCATGCACACTTGTCTCCCCCGTCCACAGGTGTGTTCCTCATACCCTACTTCATAATGCTGTTCTTCACTGGTGTCCCCCTGTTCCTCATGGAGCTGAGTCTGGGCCAGTATGGAGCCGCTGGCCCCATCACTGTCTGGAAGTGTTGCCCTCTCCTTAAAGgtaacctgtgtgtgtccgtgctggAGCGTTCAAATACCGCCCTACAGTGGTACAAAGCTGAACAAATACGGGGTTTCCAAGTGCAGTTTGAAGTCaggttaactttttttttttttttaaagaacctTTTTCTAAACCGCGCTGCACAAATCCAAATCTCCACGGAGACCCACTAACCCTGCGTGCGGGCCTGCAGGTATTGGCATCGGGATGCTGTGCGTGTCCACGCTGGTGTGCCTCTACTACAACGTGATCATCGCCTGGACCTTCTACTACCTGGGCAGCTCCTTCCAGAGCCCCCTGCCCTGGTCCTGCGAGGCCCCCGCCAATGCGGCCCTGTGTGCCAACATCAGCTCGGGCAACGGGTCCTTTCAGAGCCCTTCAGAGGTCTTCTGGAAGTAAGgccctccctcattctctcgctctcactccctCAAAACATTTTAGTAGGCTATCGATATTAAAACGACATTCTTATAAATGTAAAAAGGCTATCCTTTGATGGTCTACTATTGTCTTGATACTGAGAAAGCAGAGCTAATGTTGGCCCTTCCTTGAGCTGACCAACTGAAGTAAATAATGTATCTGAAAAGGACTGTTTGACTTGTTTGTCTAGTGTCAATAAAAGGAGATGTCTAGGCCACGCGTTTCCTGGAAAATCGTTTGGCCATATGCAACTTTGTAGACATAACGTTCCTTCTCCACAGTCTGTACAGAAGTTCAGAAAGAAAGGGGAAAATGTATAATTTACACACGCCACATTTATCTGACGTAGTGGACATGGCCATGGACCGATCTCCAGCCACGGATAGATCTCCAGCCATGATGGTCTTTACAGACTTTGCTCTGTGTGTTTTCTCCTTAGTGAGAAGGTGCTTGGTGTAGTGCACAGCAAGGGCCTCCACGACCCAGGGCCGGTGCGGTGGCCCCTGGCCCTCTGCCTGCTGGCTGCGTGGatcatcatcttcctctgcATACTGAAGGGCATCCGCAGCTCCGGGAAGGTGAACCAACATGGATGACATGACGTGCTTTATTCATCCCCGAGGCAGAACGGCAGCACATATTACCACGGAGGCCAATGCAACATAAATATTAATTAACAGTAAACAATCTGTATCAACAATACAGAATAAACATCAGTTTAAAAAGAATGATCAGTAATGGCATCCAACACGCATTTCACAAGCAGTGTACAACCCGTTCATGCATCCTTTTGGTGCCATTTATTTCTACCCTTTGTTAAACCACGCCTATGGTTTCTTGTGTTTGCAGGTGGTTTATGTCACCGCTACGTTTCCCTACTTCGTGCTGCTCGTGCTGATCATCAAGGGCGCCACGCTGGAAGGATCGC from the Gadus macrocephalus chromosome 7, ASM3116895v1 genome contains:
- the birc2 gene encoding baculoviral IAP repeat-containing protein 2 isoform X2, which produces METLLELKKNQFLMALCRSGPPPDLQYDNSSELFRISTFARFPASGVTERSLARAGWYYTGVGNRVQCFRCNVTAEGWQAGDCPSEKHRQLSPSCPFIQSLPSTANLLSSSHSAFSPLRSAPVLPPLSAPGPAVVPAPALPAPSSQAEEPATYMNIGFSAPPPSSPLASRGVEDMSHQRPPVCHNPGMRREQERLDSFQAWTLSIITPGELAKAGFYFLGQGDRVACFSCGGQLSNWVPGDRAASEHQRHYPNCRFVRGDRADNVSLATAAAPGLGAATAGPWQLSGAAAVVAPGLSNVSNPGMQQNEERLLTFVNWPSRIPVRPDQLAKAGFYYVGRNDDVKCFCCDGGLRCWESGDDPWVEHAKWFPRCEYLLQEKGQEFVHQIQARFPRLFEQLLTSGDTTSREFVDSPVVHVGPGEERSEDTVMMNTPVIKSALEMGFERGLVKQTVQSKILTSGENYKTVQELVSDLLSAEDQKREEEREMLAEAMASDGFTFLKRHQTALVQRLKSVESVLEHLREQNVITAEEYGGVQALPSGPQQTARLLELVLSKGNAASELFRNWIQKNDVLLLRDLMAQANEAVSPSQDLSELPMEEQLRRLQEERTCKVCMDKEVNIVFIPCGHLVVCKECAPSLRKCPICRGLVKGTVRTFLS
- the birc2 gene encoding baculoviral IAP repeat-containing protein 2 isoform X3, producing METLLELKKNQFLMALCRSGPPPDLQYDNSSELFRISTFARFPASGVTERSLARAGWYYTGVGNRVQCFRCNVTAEGWQAGDCPSEKHRQLSPSCPFIQSLPSTANLLSSSHSAFSPLRSAPVLPPLSAPGPAVVPAPALPAPSSQAEEPATYMNIGFSAPPPSSPLASRGVEDMSHQRPPVCHNPGMRREQERLDSFQAWTLSIITPGELAKAGFYFLGQGDRVACFSCGGQLSNWVPGDRAASEHQRHYPNCRFVRGDRADNVSLATAAAPGLGAATAGPWQLSGAAAVVAPGLSNVSNPGMQQNEERLLTFVNWPSRIPVRPDQLAKAGFYYVGRNDDVKCFCCDGGLRCWESGDDPWVEHAKWFPRCEYLLQEKGQEFVHQIQARFPRLFEQFFLVPPQLLTSGDTTSREFVDSPVVHVGPGEERSEDTVMMNTPVIKSALEMGFERGLVKQTVQSKILTSGENYKTVQELVSDLLSAEDQKREEEREMLAEAMASDGFTFLKRHQTALVQRLKSVESVLEHLREQNVITAEEYGGVQALPSGPQQTARLLELVLSKGNAASELFRNWIQKNDVLLLRDLMELPMEEQLRRLQEERTCKVCMDKEVNIVFIPCGHLVVCKECAPSLRKCPICRGLVKGTVRTFLS
- the birc2 gene encoding baculoviral IAP repeat-containing protein 2 isoform X1 — its product is METLLELKKNQFLMALCRSGPPPDLQYDNSSELFRISTFARFPASGVTERSLARAGWYYTGVGNRVQCFRCNVTAEGWQAGDCPSEKHRQLSPSCPFIQSLPSTANLLSSSHSAFSPLRSAPVLPPLSAPGPAVVPAPALPAPSSQAEEPATYMNIGFSAPPPSSPLASRGVEDMSHQRPPVCHNPGMRREQERLDSFQAWTLSIITPGELAKAGFYFLGQGDRVACFSCGGQLSNWVPGDRAASEHQRHYPNCRFVRGDRADNVSLATAAAPGLGAATAGPWQLSGAAAVVAPGLSNVSNPGMQQNEERLLTFVNWPSRIPVRPDQLAKAGFYYVGRNDDVKCFCCDGGLRCWESGDDPWVEHAKWFPRCEYLLQEKGQEFVHQIQARFPRLFEQFFLVPPQLLTSGDTTSREFVDSPVVHVGPGEERSEDTVMMNTPVIKSALEMGFERGLVKQTVQSKILTSGENYKTVQELVSDLLSAEDQKREEEREMLAEAMASDGFTFLKRHQTALVQRLKSVESVLEHLREQNVITAEEYGGVQALPSGPQQTARLLELVLSKGNAASELFRNWIQKNDVLLLRDLMAQANEAVSPSQDLSELPMEEQLRRLQEERTCKVCMDKEVNIVFIPCGHLVVCKECAPSLRKCPICRGLVKGTVRTFLS